The Anas acuta chromosome 2, bAnaAcu1.1, whole genome shotgun sequence genome contains a region encoding:
- the ZNF467 gene encoding zinc finger protein 467 has translation MRESFDALLALGVPITKPEPVPHTEQAEEPRTQAPVEETEAAGCAGSARLLVPKAEALPEGDGEEQAGGGDAGSVQGHGSLELGCSEDWLVRKVKVEDEDEEWPASLSAEALLAGQLPGSASPPAAGACKPEPPSPGEPAELGYGALPAFAWPLLGEGLAGPGACQHCCCAAQPRPCGQCGSPGPPRPFACAQCGKGFGKKAHLTRHLRVHTGERPYPCAQCGRRFRQKIHLRSHQKTHTGERPFPCSECGRRFRKKTHLVRHLRTHTGERPYACACCGRSFAHKQHLLRHQQLHAEPADGTALPPAEQKPFPCPECGKSFSWKKNLTSHRRLHLEGRPFACAECGRGFSDKRHLTAHLRGHMGLKPYACPHCEKTFSHKPNLTTHQRTHTGERPFACPDCGRGFAHNQHLLRHLRVHTGERPFACPQCGRCFSSRPNLIAHTKAHAGARPFTCEQCGRGFSRKSHLARHQAVHTGTRPHGCAQCGKRFSSKTNLARHQAVHTGHRPYICTQCGKSFSRKTHLLRHERTHATAPAPRQSWVAPAPAT, from the exons ATGAGGGAGAGCTTCGACGCCCTCCTCGCCCTGG GTGTCCCCATCACCAAGCCGGAGCCGGTGCCGCACACGGAGCAGGCGGAGGAGCCGCGCACCCAGGCGCCGGTGGAGGAGACGGAGGCAGCGGGCTGCGCCGGCTCAG CGAGGCTGCTGGTCCCCAAGGCGGAGGCGCTGCCTGAGGGCGATGGCGAGGAGCAGGCGGGCGGCGGGGACGCGGGGTCCGTGCAGGGGCACGGCAGCCTGGAGCTCGGCTGCTCAG AGGACTGGCTGGTGCGGAAGGTGAAGGTGGAGGACGAGGACGAGGAGTGGCCGGCCAGCCTCAGCGCCGAGGCCCTGCTGGCGGGGCAGCTCCCGGGCAGcgcctccccgcccgccgcggGCGCCTGCAAACCGGAGCCGCCGAGCCCCGGTGAACCGGCGGAGCTGGGCTACGGCGCGCTGCCCGCCTTCGCCTGGCCGCTGCTGGGCGAGGGGCTGGCCGGCCCCGGTGcttgccagcactgctgctgcgcGGCGCAGCCCCGGCCGTGCGGGCAGTGCGGCTCCCCGGGCCCCCCGCGCCCTTTCGCCTGCGCCCAGTGCGGGAAGGGTTTTGGCAAGAAGGCGCACCTCACCCGGCACCTGCGGGTGCACACGGGCGAGCGGCCCTACCCCTGCGCCCAGTGCGGCCGGCGCTTCCGCCAGAAGATCCACCTGCGCTCCCACCAGAAGACGCACACGGGCGAGCGGCCCTTCCCCTGCAGCGAGTGCGGCCGCCGCTTCCGCAAGAAGACGCACCTGGTGCGGCACCTGCGCACCCACACCGGCGAGCGCCCCTACGCCTGCGCCTGCTGCGGCCGCAGCTTCGCCCACAAGCAGCACCTCCTGCGGCACCAGCAGCTGCACGCCGAGCCGGCCGACGGCACCGCGCTGCCGCCCGCCGAGCAGaagcccttcccctgccccgAGTGCGGGAAGAGCTTCAGCTGGAAGAAGAACCTGACGTCCCACCGCCGGCTGCACCTGGAGGGGCGGCCCTTCGCCTGCGCCGAGTGCGGCCGCGGCTTCAGCGACAAGCGGCACCTGACGGCTCACCTGCGCGGGCACATGGGGCTGAAGCCCTACGCCTGCCCCCACTGCGAGAAGACCTTCAGCCACAAGCCCAACCTGACCACGCACCAGCGCACCCACACGGGCGAGCGCCCCTTCGCCTGCCCCGACTGCGGCCGCGGCTTCGCCCACAACCAGCACCTGCTGCGGCACCTGCGGGTGCACACGGGCGAGCGCCCCTTCGCCTGCCCCCAGTGCGGGCGCTGCTTCAGCTCCCGGCCCAACCTGATCGCCCACACCAAGGCGCACGCCGGCGCGCGCCCCTTCACCTGCGAGCAGTGCGGCCGCGGCTTCAGCCGCAAGTCCCACCTGGCGCGGCACCAGGCGGTGCACACCGGCACCCGGCCCCACGGCTGCGCCCAGTGCGGCAAGCGCTTCAGCTCCAAGACCAACCTGGCGCGGCACCAGGCCGTGCACACCGGCCACCGGCCCTACATCTGCACCCAGTGCGGCAAGAGCTTCAGCCGCAAGACCCACCTGCTGCGCCACGAGCGCACCCACGCCACGGCCCCCGCGCCCCGGCAGAGCTGGgtggccccggcccccgccacCTGA
- the LRRC61 gene encoding leucine-rich repeat-containing protein 61 — MTLGAICPSVCLSVRPSIHPIPPPHSPPPRCPSVPVLLPVPLPLHHHGNGRRSRGGHQEPPFGRTARMEAHGEKGEEGAGLRITAQLLKASSGQFALDSILLLRLRGRGIADLGCLGDCAHLEWLDLSGNSISQLGPLAGLKQLAVLNLSRNRVSSLEPLGSCENLQSLNLAGNLVSSLQQLRCLAGLRRLESLRLRDALGQLSNPVCAASAAYRAALAEALPGLKAIDGERVSGRGSELFQLCRDLDGSPGAGPGPAPPRAAQPWVQASFWEPPPPRRSSIIEEAYKQFGEVLQECRELSRRADDTIAQAERALSVRTDPTGSFVF, encoded by the exons ATGACCCTCGGTGCCatctgtccgtccgtctgtctgtctgtccgtccgtccatccaccccatcccccccccacaTTCTCCCCCCCCCCGATGCCCTTCGGTCCCGGTGCTGCTCCCGGTGCCCCTCCCCCTCCATCACCACGGCAACGGGAGGCGGAGCCGAGGGGGCCACCAGGAGCCACCGTTCG GGCGCACGGCGCGGATGGAGGCGCACGGGGAGAAGGGCGAGGAGGGCGCGGGGCTGCGGATCACGGCGCAGCTGCTGAAGGCGAGCAGCGGGCAGTTCGCCCTCGACTCCATCCTCCTGCTGCGCCTGCGGGGCCGCGGCATCGCCGACCTGGGCTGCTTGGGCGACTGCGCCCACCTGGAGTGGCTCGACCTCTCCGGCAACTCCATCTCGCAGCTGGGCCCGCTGGCCGGCCTCAAGCAGCTGGCCGTCCTCAACCTCTCCCGCAACCGCGTCTCCAGCCTGGAGCCGCTGGGTTCCTGCGAGAACCTCCAGAGCCTCAACCTGGCCGGGAATCTGgtgagcagcctgcagcagctgcgCTGCCTGGCCGGCTTGCGGCGCTTGGAGAGCCTGCGGCTGCGCGACGCCCTGGGCCAGCTCAGCAACCCCGTCTgcgccgcctccgccgcctACCGCGCCGCGCTGGCCGAGGCGCTGCCCGGCCTCAAGGCCATTGACGGCGAGCGGGTTTCGGGTCGGGGCAGCGAGCTCTTCCAGCTGTGCCGCGACCTGGATGGTTCGCCGggtgccggtcccggtcccgcgCCACCCCGCGCCGCCCAGCCCTGGGTGCAGGCGAGTTTTtgggagccgccgccgccccggcgCAGCTCCATCATCGAGGAGGCGTACAAGCAGTTTggggaggtgctgcaggagtGCCGCGAGCTCAGCCGGCGCGCCGACGACACCATCGCCCAGGCGGAGCGGGCGCTCAGCGTCCGCACGGACCCCACGGGCTCCTTCGTCTTCTGA
- the RARRES2 gene encoding retinoic acid receptor responder protein 2 produces MGRLLLALAVGLVAVVAGSQPPLQRRVVREVLEYFHGRGSVHFLFREQSLEGVQERQDPSGTFVQLRVNLVQTNCRKRAQRTQNCKVVENRRRPACLACYKFDTSDVPKVLDKYHNCAPSHHLAVKEIKQRDEAECRAVEEAGKALDALYLPGMFAFSRAYQA; encoded by the exons atggggcggctgctgctggccctcgCCGTGGGCTTGGTGGCCGTGGTGGCCGGTAGCCAGCCCCCCCTGCAGCGGCGCGTGGTGCGGGAGGTGCTCGAGTACTTCCACGGCCGGGGCTCCGTGCACTTCCTCTTCAGGGAGCAATCCCTCGAGGGGGTGCAAGAGCGG CAAGACCCCTCGGGGACGTTCGTCCAGCTCCGCGTCAACCTCGTGCAGACCAACTGCAGGAAGAGGGCGCAGAGGACGCAGAACTGCAAAGTGGTGGAGAACCGG AGGCGGCCGGCCTGCCTGGCGTGCTACAAGTTTGACACCAGCGATGTCCCCAAAGTGCTGGACAAGTACCACAACTGCGCGCCCAGCCACCACCTGGCCGTCAAG GAGATAAAGCAGCGCGACGAGGCCGAGTGTAGGGCCGTGGAGGAGGCCGGCAAGGCGCTGGATGCCCTCTACCTGCCCGGCATGTTCGCCTTCTCCAGAGCTTATCAAGCCTAG
- the LOC137851934 gene encoding zinc finger protein 84-like isoform X1: MSAGGAPQPAHVLNLLPYPRLNEVPRAGHELDAAGAEIPSDPCTGYRFFKPGGLFGIKQSEEPFPEGQTMQEDSKILVSPCAVEPGRTSKVEQPDEKPGVAAGSLELYPAGAGGSGRWFHGGQRAPERAGVERDGAPSLSPLPSRVACWAPQLGNGPFRCAQCGKGFRQKQSLITHERIHTGEKPYRCGDCGKSFSQRPNLLTHRRVHTGERPFPCTQCGKSFSQKANLLAHQRIHAANEKALAGGEQEDGASGKPKLRAPPRSYQDDTPFVCPECGKSFRQKPNLITHRRIHTGERPFTCFLCGRSFNQKTNLVTHYRVHTGERPFACTQCGKRFTQKTNLVTHQSTHTDVRPYPCGQCQKCFKDKVSLKAHQKTHAPRQRRCPGRGPAPTLPFGAAPTLLQPGGPEQDGTFSPMPPLPVPKIPENQELYSCTEKGFPPKEQLLPHQQAPLGEQAFPCVQCGEGFCPKVALLRPQHGPGAEAPAGCAAGFSPGPHLLGHLGVQPVLGEGAAPAPPTPGAEKPFICNQCGNSFGLWLSLVAHQKTHVGQKAFQCPEHDKSSGDELSAKSPQEKDLDGRAWLCPECGRSFVQYERLVKHRQNHRGRGPYRCDVCGKRFSLKTNLVTHQRIHTGERPFTCGVCGRRFNQKGNLVTHYRTHTGERPFACTQCGKRFAQKPNLIAHQKTHSGRQPFTCLECPKRFKSKLSLRVHQRVHVVEQPQSEPGPGQTPPSLQAHPGSPYPCSLCGESFEEHGELQLHRQGHAGERPHACAECGKRFRQKVNLAVHQRTHTGERPFHCAECGKGFSQKAHLLRHRRTHTGGVPPSCCEGTCPAHRDQPDAGAPLGKGSAPPGVLLPPCSRGAAQGSLPREELRPGAQPPNRAESPSGAADILLQLMQEDQHLVPGSHHPQEAPAGQCPCKCAEGGEGLAGKPPLQPQCCCADCVSQRQLLLKPQHDCRAEIWCKYGGCGRSFEDKRVLRVPERAHGEEKTSPCPSCL; the protein is encoded by the exons ATGTCCGCCGGGGGGGCTCCCCAG CCTGCCCACGTCCTGAACCTGCTCCCTTACCCCAGGCTGAACGaggtgcccagggctggccaTGAGCTGGATGCCGCGGGCGCAGAGATCCCCTCCGACCCCTGCACAG GCTACAGATTTTTCAAGCCCGGTGGCTTGTTCGGTATTAAACAGTCGGAGGAGCCGTTCCCCGAAGGCCAGACAATGCAGGAGGACAGCAAGATCCTCGTGAGCCCGTGTGCAG TTGAGCCCGGGCGAACGAGCAAAGTGGAGCAGCCCGACGAGAAGCCCGGGGTCGCCGCGGGCTCGCTGGAGCTGTACCCGGCGGGCGCCGGCGGCTCGGGCCGCTGGTTCCACGGCGGGCAGCGCGCGCCCGAGCGGGCGGGCGTGGAGCGGGATGGcgcccccagcctcagcccgcTCCCGTCCCGGGTGGCCTGCTGGGCCCCCCAGCTCGGCAACGGCCCCTTCCGCTGCGCCCAGTGCGGGAAGGGCTTCCGCCAGAAGCAAAGCCTCATCACGCACGAGAGGATCCACACCGGGGAGAAGCCCTACCGCTGCGGGGACTGCGGCAAGAGCTTCAGCCAGCGGCCCAACCTGCTGACCCACCGCCGCGTGCACACGGGGGAGCGCCCCTTCCCCTGCACGCAGTGCGGCAAGAGCTTCAGCCAGAAGGCCAACCTGCTGGCCCACCAGCGCATCCACGCCGCCAACGAGAAGGCGCTGGCCGGGGGCGAGCAGGAGGACGGCGCCTCCGGCAAGCCCAAGCTGCGCGCCCCACCCCGCAGCTACCAGGACGACACCCCCTTCGTCTGCCCCGAGTGCGGCAAGAGCTTCCGCCAGAAGCCCAACCTCATCACCCACCGCCGCATCCACACGGGCGAGCGCCCCTTCACCTGCTTCCTCTGCGGCCGCAGCTTCAACCAGAAGACCAACCTGGTCACCCACTACCGCGTGCACACCGGCGAGCGCCCCTTCGCCTGCACGCAGTGCGGCAAGCGCTTCACCCAGAAAACCAACCTGGTGACCCACCAGAGCACCCACACCGACGTCCGCCCCTACCCCTGCGGGCAGTGCCAGAAgtgcttcaaggacaaggtgtCCCTCAAAGCCCACCAGAAGACGCACGCCCCGCGCCAGCGGAGGTGCCCGGGCCGGGGTCCGGCTCCCACCCTACCCTTCGGGGCCGcccccaccctgctgcagcccggGGGTCCCGAGCAGGACGGCACCTTCAGCCCCATGCCGCCGCTGCCGGTTCCGAAGATCCCCGAAAACCAAGAGCTGTACTCGTGCACCGAGAAGGGCTTCCCCCCgaaggagcagctcctgccccaccaGCAGGCCCCGCTGGGGGAGCAGGCCTTCCCCTGCGTGCAGTGCGGGGAGGGCTTTTGCCCGAAGGTGGCCCTGCTCCGGCCGCAGCACGGCCCTGGGGCGGAGGCTCCTGCCGGCTGCGCCGCCGGCTTCAGCCCCGGCCCGCACCTCCTGGGGCACCTGGGGGTGCAGCCCGTCCTCGGGGAGGGCGCAGCCCCCGCGCCGCCCACCCCCGGGGCCGAGAAGCCCTTCATCTGCAACCAGTGCGGCAACAGCTTCGGCCTCTGGCTCTCCCTGGTGGCCCACCAGAAGACCCACGTGGGGCAGAAGGCCTTCCAGTGCCCCGAGCACGATAAGAGCTCCGGGGACGAGCTTTCCGCCAAGTCTCCCCAGGAGAAGGATCTGGACGGCAGAGCCTGGCTGTGCCCCGAGTGCGGGAGGAGCTTCGTGCAGTACGAGCGGCTGGTGAAGCACCGCCAGAACCACCGGGGCCGGGGGCCCTACCGCTGCGACGTCTGCGGGAAGCGTTTCAGCCTCAAAACCAACCTGGTGACCCACCAGCGCATCCACACGGGCGAGCGCCCCTTCACCTGCGGCGTCTGCGGCCGCCGCTTCAACCAGAAGGGAAACCTGGTCACCCACTACCGCACCCACACCGGCGAGCGCCCCTTCGCCTGCACCCAGTGCGGCAAGCGCTTCGCCCAGAAGCCCAACCTCATCGCCCACCAGAAGACCCACTCGGGCAGGCAGCCCTTCACCTGCCTCGAGTGCCCCAAGCGCTTCAAGAGCAAGCTCTCCCTCAGGGTCCACCAGCGCGTGCACGTGGTGGAGCAGCCCCAGAGCGAGCCGGGCCCGGGCCAGACGCCGCCCAGCCTGCAGGCGCACCCCGGCAGCCCCTACCCCTGCTCGCTCTGCGGGGAGTCCTTCGAGGAGCACGGCGAGCTGCAGCTGCACCGGCAGGGCCACGCCGGCGAGCGGCCTCACGCCTGCGCCGAGTGCGGGAAGCGCTTCCGTCAGAAGGTGAACCTGGCCGTTCACCAGCGGACCCACACCGGCGAGCGCCCCTTCCACTGCGCCGAGTGCGGCAAGGGCTTCAGCCAGAAGGCGCACCTCCTGCGGCACCGCAGGACGCACACGGGCGGCGTGCCACCCTCCTGCTGCGAGGGCACCTGCCCCGCTCACCGCGACCAGCCCGACGCCggagctcccctggggaaaGGCTCGGCGCCGCCCGGcgtgctgctgcccccctgctcCCGCGGCGCCGCGCAGGGGTCGCTGCCTCGAGAAGAGCTTCGGCCGGGAGCGCAGCCCCCCAACAGGGCGGAGAGCCCGTCCGGGGCGGCTGACATCCTTCTGCAGCTGATGCAGGAAGATCAGCACCTGGTGCCCGGCTCGCACCACCCGCAGGAGGCTCCCGCGGGGCAGTGCCCCTGTAAATGCGCCGAGGGCGGGGAAGGGCTGGCCGGGAAGCCGCCCCTGCAGCCGCAGTGCTGCTGCGCCGACTGCGTGAGccagaggcagctgctgctgaagcccCAGCACGACTGCCGCGCCGAGATCTGGTGCAAGTACGGCGGCTGCGGCAGGAGCTTCGAGGACAAGAGAGTGCTGAGAGTGCCTGAGAGAGCGCACGGCGAAGAGAAAACCTCGCCGTGCCCCAGCTGCTTGTAA
- the LOC137851934 gene encoding zinc finger protein 84-like isoform X2, with protein sequence MQEDSKILVSPCAVEPGRTSKVEQPDEKPGVAAGSLELYPAGAGGSGRWFHGGQRAPERAGVERDGAPSLSPLPSRVACWAPQLGNGPFRCAQCGKGFRQKQSLITHERIHTGEKPYRCGDCGKSFSQRPNLLTHRRVHTGERPFPCTQCGKSFSQKANLLAHQRIHAANEKALAGGEQEDGASGKPKLRAPPRSYQDDTPFVCPECGKSFRQKPNLITHRRIHTGERPFTCFLCGRSFNQKTNLVTHYRVHTGERPFACTQCGKRFTQKTNLVTHQSTHTDVRPYPCGQCQKCFKDKVSLKAHQKTHAPRQRRCPGRGPAPTLPFGAAPTLLQPGGPEQDGTFSPMPPLPVPKIPENQELYSCTEKGFPPKEQLLPHQQAPLGEQAFPCVQCGEGFCPKVALLRPQHGPGAEAPAGCAAGFSPGPHLLGHLGVQPVLGEGAAPAPPTPGAEKPFICNQCGNSFGLWLSLVAHQKTHVGQKAFQCPEHDKSSGDELSAKSPQEKDLDGRAWLCPECGRSFVQYERLVKHRQNHRGRGPYRCDVCGKRFSLKTNLVTHQRIHTGERPFTCGVCGRRFNQKGNLVTHYRTHTGERPFACTQCGKRFAQKPNLIAHQKTHSGRQPFTCLECPKRFKSKLSLRVHQRVHVVEQPQSEPGPGQTPPSLQAHPGSPYPCSLCGESFEEHGELQLHRQGHAGERPHACAECGKRFRQKVNLAVHQRTHTGERPFHCAECGKGFSQKAHLLRHRRTHTGGVPPSCCEGTCPAHRDQPDAGAPLGKGSAPPGVLLPPCSRGAAQGSLPREELRPGAQPPNRAESPSGAADILLQLMQEDQHLVPGSHHPQEAPAGQCPCKCAEGGEGLAGKPPLQPQCCCADCVSQRQLLLKPQHDCRAEIWCKYGGCGRSFEDKRVLRVPERAHGEEKTSPCPSCL encoded by the exons ATGCAGGAGGACAGCAAGATCCTCGTGAGCCCGTGTGCAG TTGAGCCCGGGCGAACGAGCAAAGTGGAGCAGCCCGACGAGAAGCCCGGGGTCGCCGCGGGCTCGCTGGAGCTGTACCCGGCGGGCGCCGGCGGCTCGGGCCGCTGGTTCCACGGCGGGCAGCGCGCGCCCGAGCGGGCGGGCGTGGAGCGGGATGGcgcccccagcctcagcccgcTCCCGTCCCGGGTGGCCTGCTGGGCCCCCCAGCTCGGCAACGGCCCCTTCCGCTGCGCCCAGTGCGGGAAGGGCTTCCGCCAGAAGCAAAGCCTCATCACGCACGAGAGGATCCACACCGGGGAGAAGCCCTACCGCTGCGGGGACTGCGGCAAGAGCTTCAGCCAGCGGCCCAACCTGCTGACCCACCGCCGCGTGCACACGGGGGAGCGCCCCTTCCCCTGCACGCAGTGCGGCAAGAGCTTCAGCCAGAAGGCCAACCTGCTGGCCCACCAGCGCATCCACGCCGCCAACGAGAAGGCGCTGGCCGGGGGCGAGCAGGAGGACGGCGCCTCCGGCAAGCCCAAGCTGCGCGCCCCACCCCGCAGCTACCAGGACGACACCCCCTTCGTCTGCCCCGAGTGCGGCAAGAGCTTCCGCCAGAAGCCCAACCTCATCACCCACCGCCGCATCCACACGGGCGAGCGCCCCTTCACCTGCTTCCTCTGCGGCCGCAGCTTCAACCAGAAGACCAACCTGGTCACCCACTACCGCGTGCACACCGGCGAGCGCCCCTTCGCCTGCACGCAGTGCGGCAAGCGCTTCACCCAGAAAACCAACCTGGTGACCCACCAGAGCACCCACACCGACGTCCGCCCCTACCCCTGCGGGCAGTGCCAGAAgtgcttcaaggacaaggtgtCCCTCAAAGCCCACCAGAAGACGCACGCCCCGCGCCAGCGGAGGTGCCCGGGCCGGGGTCCGGCTCCCACCCTACCCTTCGGGGCCGcccccaccctgctgcagcccggGGGTCCCGAGCAGGACGGCACCTTCAGCCCCATGCCGCCGCTGCCGGTTCCGAAGATCCCCGAAAACCAAGAGCTGTACTCGTGCACCGAGAAGGGCTTCCCCCCgaaggagcagctcctgccccaccaGCAGGCCCCGCTGGGGGAGCAGGCCTTCCCCTGCGTGCAGTGCGGGGAGGGCTTTTGCCCGAAGGTGGCCCTGCTCCGGCCGCAGCACGGCCCTGGGGCGGAGGCTCCTGCCGGCTGCGCCGCCGGCTTCAGCCCCGGCCCGCACCTCCTGGGGCACCTGGGGGTGCAGCCCGTCCTCGGGGAGGGCGCAGCCCCCGCGCCGCCCACCCCCGGGGCCGAGAAGCCCTTCATCTGCAACCAGTGCGGCAACAGCTTCGGCCTCTGGCTCTCCCTGGTGGCCCACCAGAAGACCCACGTGGGGCAGAAGGCCTTCCAGTGCCCCGAGCACGATAAGAGCTCCGGGGACGAGCTTTCCGCCAAGTCTCCCCAGGAGAAGGATCTGGACGGCAGAGCCTGGCTGTGCCCCGAGTGCGGGAGGAGCTTCGTGCAGTACGAGCGGCTGGTGAAGCACCGCCAGAACCACCGGGGCCGGGGGCCCTACCGCTGCGACGTCTGCGGGAAGCGTTTCAGCCTCAAAACCAACCTGGTGACCCACCAGCGCATCCACACGGGCGAGCGCCCCTTCACCTGCGGCGTCTGCGGCCGCCGCTTCAACCAGAAGGGAAACCTGGTCACCCACTACCGCACCCACACCGGCGAGCGCCCCTTCGCCTGCACCCAGTGCGGCAAGCGCTTCGCCCAGAAGCCCAACCTCATCGCCCACCAGAAGACCCACTCGGGCAGGCAGCCCTTCACCTGCCTCGAGTGCCCCAAGCGCTTCAAGAGCAAGCTCTCCCTCAGGGTCCACCAGCGCGTGCACGTGGTGGAGCAGCCCCAGAGCGAGCCGGGCCCGGGCCAGACGCCGCCCAGCCTGCAGGCGCACCCCGGCAGCCCCTACCCCTGCTCGCTCTGCGGGGAGTCCTTCGAGGAGCACGGCGAGCTGCAGCTGCACCGGCAGGGCCACGCCGGCGAGCGGCCTCACGCCTGCGCCGAGTGCGGGAAGCGCTTCCGTCAGAAGGTGAACCTGGCCGTTCACCAGCGGACCCACACCGGCGAGCGCCCCTTCCACTGCGCCGAGTGCGGCAAGGGCTTCAGCCAGAAGGCGCACCTCCTGCGGCACCGCAGGACGCACACGGGCGGCGTGCCACCCTCCTGCTGCGAGGGCACCTGCCCCGCTCACCGCGACCAGCCCGACGCCggagctcccctggggaaaGGCTCGGCGCCGCCCGGcgtgctgctgcccccctgctcCCGCGGCGCCGCGCAGGGGTCGCTGCCTCGAGAAGAGCTTCGGCCGGGAGCGCAGCCCCCCAACAGGGCGGAGAGCCCGTCCGGGGCGGCTGACATCCTTCTGCAGCTGATGCAGGAAGATCAGCACCTGGTGCCCGGCTCGCACCACCCGCAGGAGGCTCCCGCGGGGCAGTGCCCCTGTAAATGCGCCGAGGGCGGGGAAGGGCTGGCCGGGAAGCCGCCCCTGCAGCCGCAGTGCTGCTGCGCCGACTGCGTGAGccagaggcagctgctgctgaagcccCAGCACGACTGCCGCGCCGAGATCTGGTGCAAGTACGGCGGCTGCGGCAGGAGCTTCGAGGACAAGAGAGTGCTGAGAGTGCCTGAGAGAGCGCACGGCGAAGAGAAAACCTCGCCGTGCCCCAGCTGCTTGTAA
- the LOC137851954 gene encoding zinc finger protein 300-like — protein sequence MTDLASPTGENPFAFPGGEEGFGDEKALVIHSQAEEEEAGKEFKCILCGECFGQQPSLARHQKHHAGERAFICAECGKAFSLKHNLIIHQRIHTGERPYQCGVCQKSFSLKQNLLTHQRIHSGEKPFSCGRCGKRFREQRFLLNHQRTHAEDRPAADAEDGSGAATTAAASSRSPRPEPHEEAGGPGAASGPFACARCGKGFSCRSSLATHQRTHTGERPFACPDCGKSFSQKGSLKIHQRTHTGETPFSCAQCGKSFAQKVNLTAHQRSHGAENAHTE from the exons ATGACGGACCTGGCGTCGCCCACGGGCGAGAACCCCTTCGCCTTCCCCGGCGGCGAGGAGGGCTTCGGGGACGAGAAGGCGCTGGTGATCCACAGccaggcggaggaggaggaggccgggAAGGAGTTCAAGTGCATCCTGTGCGGGGAATGCTTCGGCCAGCAGCCCAGCCTCGCCCGGCACCAGAAGCACCACGCCGGCGAGCGCGCCTTCATCTGCGCCGAGTGCGGCAAGGCCTTCAGCCTCAAGCACAACCTCATCATCCACCAGCGCATCCACACCGGGGAGCGCCCCTACCAGTGCGGCGTCTGCCAGAAGAGCTTCAGCCTCAAGCAGAACCTGCTCACCCACCAGCGCATCCACAGCGGCGAGAAGCCCTTCTCCTGCGGGCGCTGCGGGAAGCGCTTCCGTGAGCAGCGCTTCCTCCTCAACCACCAGCGCACCCACGCCGAGGACCGGCCCGCTGCGGACGCCGAGGACGGGTCCGGCGCGgccaccaccgccgccgccaGCAGCCGCTCGCCGCGGCCGGAGCCGCATGAGGAGgccggcggccccggggcggcgAGCGGCCCCTTCGCCTGCGCCCGGTGCGGGAAGGGTTTCAGCTGCCGGAGCAGCCTGGCCACGCACCAGCGCACCCACACCGGCGAGCGCCCCTTTGCCTGCCCCGACTGCGGCAAGAGCTTCAGCCAGAAGGGCTCCCTGAAGATCCACCAGCGCACCCACACGGGCGAGACCCCCTTCTCCTGCGCCCAGTGCGGCAAGAGCTTCGCCCAGAAGGTCAACCTCACCGCGCACCAGCGGAGCCACGGGGCAGAGAACGCCCACAC GGAATGA